In Belonocnema kinseyi isolate 2016_QV_RU_SX_M_011 chromosome 4, B_treatae_v1, whole genome shotgun sequence, a single window of DNA contains:
- the LOC117171967 gene encoding growth/differentiation factor 8, whose amino-acid sequence MQRDLTLLILLAGLVCIEGSWPGMSNPLKTVWSSLYPDDTDDRDCSGCAQNKIQVIEQDPILTELRVEYVKQQILKKLRLSKPPEVSLSLSTLPKPLINGHVLELRPGEPLEPEKPAESFYGKTDQVVVFPNEGEADLIKCRQTSNHVTGFNPAACFTFYLPNEMQFVSVTSAELWFYKEQDANDNFNQTFVLSELDHWDQSGSFEKNTIMAILETSIEEGWVKTDVGFTVRKWVERHWLNHAIQIECSTCELERNVAPVSIEQTLKPFLVIHTSPLPQKTRPKRNSNCLPEMKECCRDELYISFEDIGWSDWILHPSGYHAYFCRGSCSSAASLTVSATPYNNVIRKLLTRVNALQRKNEIVPCCSPTQLSPIQLLYIDTNKTITQKTLPNMVVEACGCM is encoded by the exons ATGCAGCGTGACCTAACACTCTTGATTCTTCTCGCTGGTCTGGTCTGCATAGAAGGAAGTTGGCCAGGAATGTCAAATCCATTGAAAACCGTCTGGTCGTCTCTCTATCCGGACGATACAGACGACAGAGACTGCTCGGGATGTGCTCAGAACAAAATTCAAGTCATTGAACAAGATCCGATTCTCACTGAGCTAAGGGTTGAGTACGTCAAGCAACAGATTCTGAAGAAGCTGCGATTGTCGAAGCCACCAGAAGTGTCGCTGTCCCTATCGACCTTGCCGAAGCCGCTGATAAACGGACACGTGCTTGAACTCCGACCTGGTGAACCGCTCGAGCCGGAAAAACCGGCAGAGAGCTTTTATGGAAAAACTGATCAAGTTGTCGTCTTCCCGAATGAAG GTGAAGCGGACTTAATCAAATGTCGACAAACATCGAATCACGTGACAGGTTTTAATCCAGCAGCTTGTTTTACCTTTTATTTGCCAAATGAAATGCAATTCGTCAGTGTCACGTCAGCTGAACTATGGTTTTATAAAGAGCAGGATGCTAATGACAACTTTAATCAAACTTTTGTTCTTTCTGAATTGGACCATTGGGACCAGAGTGGCAGTTTTGAGAAGAATACTATCATGGCGATTTTAGAAACGAGCATAGAAG AGGGTTGGGTGAAAACTGATGTCGGTTTCACAGTGAGAAAATGGGTTGAAAGACATTGGCTGAACCATGCGATTCAAATAGAATGCAGTACTTGCGAGCTGGAGAGAAATGTCGCCCCTGTTTCTATTGAACAGACCCTAAAACCGTTTCTCGTCATTCACACATCACCCTTGCCACAAAAAACCAGACCGAAAAGGAACTCAAATTGTCTACCGGAGATGAAAGAGTGTTGCAGGGACGAATTGTATATTAGTTTCGAGGATATCGGATGGAGTGATTGGATTCTTCATCCCAGTGGATACCACGCTTACTTTTGTCGGGGGTCTTGTTCGTCAGCAGCATCGCTCACTGTGAGCGCAACACCTTACAACAATGTCATCAGG AAATTGTTGACGAGGGTTAATGCGCTGCAGAGAAAGAACGAAATAGTCCCGTGTTGTTCGCCAACCCAACTTTCACCAATCCAGTTATTGTACATCGACACGAATAAAACCATAACGCAAAAAACTCTGCCCAATATGGTGGTGGAGGCATGCGGATGTATGTAA
- the LOC117170628 gene encoding acidic fibroblast growth factor intracellular-binding protein, with protein MLSEVDVFVSNYTLVDPEVYQLWVDGYSSSDAVNILQQRGVCQQTNAPIELLASDVLDHYRTYSLLDRLLQTPTKLASEQLAFQIEPQTSQMLIEMYYEFNDCVIREVLGKKLTSKSRKDMDEVAEKTGITLRSCRRQYDNIKRVFKTVEDMPGSLVTNIKQHFLLPEELAKRYAAVVFIACLRFEMNKRKLQFLTFADIYHCAYVMMSSWTYRYSGSEYFDTDLDREFLLELPECRVLLENEKHHKHLVCIKLKPTLLDRSYQELEANFRSYSRAILGIGCNLHRSRELRFFFYELVERCVEPWRQVNWTHSDLRNFLAAYTQCALDMDVLRESELRDAFERFMKVVSCCLLRMYHA; from the exons ATGCTGTCGGAAGTTGACGTATTTGTTAGTAATTATACTCTCGTTGATCCAGAAGTTTATCAACTTTGGGTGGATGGATACTCAT CTAGCGATGCAGTCAACATTTTACAACAGAGAGGTGTTTGTCAACAGACAAATGCTCCCATCGAACTTCTTGCTTCTGATGTGTTAGATCACTATCGTACTTACTCCCTTCTTGACCGATTACTTCAAACACCCACCAAGCTTGCAAGTGAACAACTGGCATTTCAAATTGAACCACAAACTAGCCAAATGCTCATCGAGat GTATTACGAGTTCAATGACTGTGTTATTAGAGAAGTTCTTGGCAAAAAGTTAACTTCCAAAAGTAGAAAAGACATGGACGAAGTGGCAGAAAAAACAGGCATCACTCTAAGGAGCTGCCGTAGACAGTATGATAACATAAAAAGGGTATTTAAAACCGTTGAAGATATGCCAGGATCTTTAGTCACCAATATCAAGCAGCATTTTTTACTTCCAGAAGAGCTTGCGAA ACGATACGCAGCGGTCGTCTTTATTGCCTGCCTTCGATTTGAAATGAACAAACGAAAGCTGCAGTTTCTCACATTTGCAGATATTTACCATTGTGCATATGTCATGATGTCTTCCTGGACTTACCGGTATTCTGGTTCTGAGTATTTCGATACAGATCTCGACCGGGAATTCCTTTTGGAATTGCCCGAGTGTAGAGTACtattagaaaatgaaaaacacCACAAACA CTTGGTGTGTATTAAATTAAAACCGACGTTACTGGATCGCTCCTATCAGGAACTAGAGGCAAATTTCCGTTCCTACTCGAGGGCAATTTTAGGAATCGGGTGCAATTTACATCGATCTAGAGagctaagattttttttctatgaattggTTGAGCGATGTGTGGAACCCTGGCGACAAGTCAACTGGACCCACTCGGACCTTCGAAATTTTTTAGCAGCTTACACACAGTGCGCACTTGACATGGACGTGCTTAG GGAAAGCGAACTTCGAGATGCATTTGAAAGATTCATGAAAGTCGTCAGTTGCTGCTTGCTACGCATGTACCATGCCTGA
- the LOC117170629 gene encoding pyruvate dehydrogenase E1 component subunit beta, mitochondrial, protein MLTSTVRTIARRSFSTSKCAAAQQMTVRDALNSAMDEEIARDDRVFLLGEEVAQYDGAYKVSRGLWKKYGDGRIYDTPITESGFAGLAVGAAMAGLRPICEFMTFNFSMQAIDHVINSAAKTFYMSAGTINVPIVFRGPNGASAGVGAQHSQCFGAWFSHCPGLKVVSPYTSEDAKGLLKSAIRDPDPVVVLENELLYGVKYPMSDEALSNEFLVPIGKAKIERPGKHVTLVAHSKAVETALEAATALAGQGIEAEVINLRSLRPLDIDTILKSVVKTNHCVSVEQGWPQSGVGSEISARIMESEAFYHLDAPVIRVTGVDCPTPYAKSLEVTAVPRKEDVVLAVTKILGVTK, encoded by the exons ATGACGGTACGAGATGCTTTGAATTCAGCAATGGACGAGGAAATAGCGCGAGATGACAGAGTTTTCCTCCTCGGAGAAGAGGTGGCTCAATACGACGGAGCTTACAAAGTTTCCAGGGGCCTTTGGAAGAAGTATGGTGATGGTCGTATATACGACACTCCGATTACAGAATCTGGATTCGCAGGACTCGCCGTCGGAGCTGCGATG GCAGGATTGCGACCAATCTGTGAATTCATGACTTTCAACTTTTCGATGCAGGCCATAGACCATGTTATAAATTCGGCAGCCAAAACATTCTACATGTCTGCAGGTACTATCAATGTGCCAATTGTGTTCCGAGGACCGAACGGTGCTTCTGCCGGAGTAGGTGCGCAACATTCACAATGCTTCGGAGCCTGGTTCAGTCACTGTCCTGGGTTGAAAGTCGTTTCACCCTACACAAGCGAGGATGCAAAAGGTCTCTTGAAATCGGCTATTCGAGATCCTGATCCAGTCGTGGTGCTGGAAAACGAACTTCTTTATGGTGTTAAATATCCCATGTCTGACGAGGCTTTGTCCAATGAGTTCCTTGTGCCAATTGGCAAGGCTAAGATTGAACGGCCGGGAAAACACGTTACTTTAGTTGCACATTCCAAGGCAGTTGAAACCGCCCTCGAAGCAGCCACAGCACTTGCCGGACAAGGAATTGAAGCTGAGGTGATTAATCTTCGATCGCTGAGGCCGCTTGACATTGACACGATATTGAAATCTGTAGTTAAAACGAATCACTGCGTCAGCGTGGAACAAGGATGGCCTCAAAGCGGTGTCGGCTCCGAAATCAGTGCCAGAATTATGGAAA GCGAAGCTTTCTACCATCTGGACGCACCGGTGATTCGAGTGACCGGTGTCGACTGTCCCACACCATATGCCAAATCGTTAGAAGTAACAGCTGTGCCACGAAAAGAAGACGTAGTACTTGCAGTGACTAAAATTTTAGGAGTAACTAAGTAG